In one window of uncultured Draconibacterium sp. DNA:
- a CDS encoding Hsp20/alpha crystallin family protein, which translates to MKPARRNEPYFPSVFDRFFNNELMDWDYNNFSSTNTSLPAINVKETDDDFVIEVAAPGMDKKDFNVNFKNNVLTISSEKKNENEEKNDKYTRKEFSYQSFQRSFTVADNAVVGEKISAKYDNGILHIVLPKRDEVKPQPERQIKIS; encoded by the coding sequence ATGAAACCAGCAAGAAGAAACGAACCGTATTTTCCATCAGTCTTTGACAGGTTTTTCAACAATGAATTGATGGATTGGGATTACAACAACTTTTCAAGCACAAATACATCGTTACCTGCAATTAATGTAAAAGAAACCGACGATGATTTTGTAATTGAGGTTGCAGCACCGGGAATGGACAAAAAAGATTTTAATGTGAACTTTAAAAACAATGTACTTACCATTTCTTCGGAAAAGAAAAACGAAAACGAAGAAAAGAATGATAAGTACACACGTAAAGAGTTCAGTTATCAGTCGTTTCAACGTTCGTTCACGGTTGCCGACAATGCTGTAGTTGGCGAAAAAATTTCAGCCAAATACGATAACGGAATCTTACACATCGTACTGCCTAAGCGTGACGAAGTGAAACCACAACCGGAAAGACAAATTAAAATTTCTTAA
- a CDS encoding MoxR family ATPase: MNQAVDIKELNERIQRESSFVDMISMEMNKVIVGQKHLVESLLIGLLSNGHILLEGVPGLAKTLAIKSLSQTISAKFSRIQFTPDLLPADVLGTMIYSQKREEFSIKKGPIFANFVLADEINRAPAKVQSALLEAMQERQITIGDETFKLDEPFLVMATQNPIEQEGTYPLPEAQVDRFMLKVVINYPKKEEERQIINQNLLAQFPETSTILKPEDIMKARNVVKDVYMDEKIQKYIVDIVFATREPEEYKLEKYADMIAYGASPRAGISLAQAAKAFAFIKRRGYVIPEDVRAVCPDVLRHRIGLSYEAEANNITQEEIITDILNQVEVP; encoded by the coding sequence ATGAATCAAGCAGTTGATATCAAAGAATTGAATGAGAGAATTCAGAGAGAGAGTTCATTTGTGGATATGATCTCCATGGAAATGAACAAGGTGATTGTAGGACAAAAACACCTGGTTGAAAGTTTGCTAATAGGCCTGCTTTCAAACGGACATATTTTATTGGAAGGTGTACCAGGATTGGCAAAAACACTTGCCATTAAATCGTTGTCGCAAACAATCAGTGCTAAATTTTCACGTATTCAGTTTACACCCGACCTGCTGCCTGCCGATGTTCTTGGAACAATGATCTACAGTCAGAAAAGAGAAGAGTTCAGCATAAAGAAAGGACCTATCTTTGCCAACTTTGTTTTGGCTGATGAGATCAACCGTGCACCTGCAAAAGTGCAATCGGCACTGCTTGAAGCCATGCAGGAGCGTCAGATCACGATTGGAGATGAGACCTTTAAACTCGACGAGCCATTCCTGGTAATGGCCACGCAAAACCCAATTGAGCAGGAAGGTACTTATCCGCTGCCTGAAGCGCAGGTCGACCGTTTTATGCTTAAAGTAGTGATCAACTACCCGAAAAAAGAGGAAGAGCGCCAGATCATTAATCAAAATCTGCTGGCACAATTTCCGGAAACCTCAACAATTCTGAAACCGGAAGACATTATGAAAGCCCGCAACGTGGTGAAAGATGTATACATGGATGAAAAAATTCAGAAATACATTGTTGATATTGTATTTGCCACACGCGAACCGGAGGAATATAAACTGGAAAAATATGCCGACATGATTGCTTACGGTGCCTCGCCAAGGGCAGGAATTAGCTTAGCACAGGCAGCAAAGGCTTTTGCTTTCATCAAGCGTCGTGGTTATGTAATTCCTGAAGATGTGCGCGCCGTTTGTCCTGATGTATTGCGTCATCGTATCGGATTGAGTTACGAAGCTGAGGCCAATAACATTACACAGGAAGAAATTATTACCGATATATTGAACCAGGTAGAAGTACCTTAA
- a CDS encoding DUF58 domain-containing protein, with protein sequence METTDLLKKVRKIEIKTRGLSRNIFAGEYHSAFKGRGMAFSEVREYQFGDDIRNIDWNVTARYSHPYVKIFEEERELTVMLLIDVSGSREFGSFEKLKKNVITELSAVLSFSAIQNNDKIGVIFFSDKIEKFIPPKKGKSHILRIIRELIEFHPESNGTDITEAVRYMTNAIKKRCTAFIISDFMDDNKDLEMALSIANNKHDMVALNIYDKRETELPSIGMIKLKDAEKGNYVWVDSSSRKTRKLYADWWIKHMGRLDVMFKKSGVDYVSINTNEDYVKSLMTLFKRRALK encoded by the coding sequence ATGGAGACAACTGATTTATTAAAAAAAGTACGGAAGATTGAGATAAAAACACGTGGTTTATCGCGCAACATATTTGCCGGCGAGTACCACAGTGCTTTTAAAGGGCGCGGTATGGCATTCTCGGAGGTACGCGAATACCAGTTTGGCGACGATATTCGTAACATCGACTGGAACGTTACCGCCCGCTACAGTCATCCTTACGTGAAAATATTTGAAGAGGAACGCGAACTCACTGTGATGCTGCTGATTGATGTGAGCGGCTCGCGCGAATTTGGTTCGTTTGAGAAGCTGAAGAAAAATGTGATTACAGAACTGTCTGCAGTGCTTTCGTTTTCGGCTATTCAAAACAACGATAAAATCGGAGTGATCTTCTTTTCGGATAAAATCGAGAAATTCATTCCGCCCAAAAAAGGGAAAAGTCACATTTTGCGTATTATCCGCGAATTGATCGAATTTCACCCGGAAAGTAACGGCACCGACATTACCGAGGCTGTTCGCTACATGACCAACGCCATTAAAAAGCGCTGCACTGCTTTTATTATTTCCGACTTTATGGACGATAACAAAGACCTGGAAATGGCACTTTCTATCGCAAATAACAAGCACGATATGGTAGCGCTGAACATATACGACAAACGCGAAACTGAACTGCCATCGATTGGAATGATAAAGCTGAAAGATGCAGAAAAAGGCAACTACGTTTGGGTAGACAGCAGCTCGCGAAAAACACGTAAACTTTATGCCGACTGGTGGATAAAACACATGGGCCGGCTGGATGTGATGTTCAAAAAAAGTGGTGTTGATTATGTATCGATAAATACCAACGAAGACTATGTAAAATCGTTAATGACCCTTTTTAAAAGACGGGCATTAAAATAG